DNA from Rosa rugosa chromosome 6, drRosRugo1.1, whole genome shotgun sequence:
GCAACCACCATGGTAGTGCCAGAGGGTATTGATACTCGTCTTGCAGAGTTTCTGGAGCTCGTCTTTAGTAGGCATCGGCTTGTTTCGGTATTCATTCGAACCCACTAAGGAAGCAATTGATTTGGACCTTAAAGCTAGCTCAAGCAGCTCGGTCATCTTCACACATTCTGCCAAGTCTTTTTCGCTTGATAGGTAGTTGAACGTCACTGATGGGTTTGCTCTGGGGTCAGTGCTGTTGAGTTCAAGCTTTCCTACGGATTCTGGGAAGGCAAGTTTGCCAACATAATAGCTAACAAATGTTCCATTCAAGCTAATAGGTAGGATTGCTGCCTCGATTATGATTTTGAAGTCATCTGCTATAGCAGCAACTTTGGCAGGGTCTGGTGTTGGATTTTGCTGCTTGTAGTTGACATAGACTAGAATAGCAGTATTGTCTTGCATTCTCTCTCCTACTCCCTTCAAGTTGAGTACGAGCGGGATTTCAAAGTTTTTAAGGTGTTGTTGAGGGCCAATGCCACTTAACAACAAAATCTGAGGGCTGCCTAAAGCTCCTGCTGATAGTATCACATCACCCCATGAACCCGAGTTGTCTGGCTGGTTGAGGTAAGCTTCATAAGTCTGGTATGAGCTGCCATCACTCTTGATGAATCTTATACCTCGAGCTATCTTCTCATCTCTGGTACCTGCAAAACCATTTACATTATCAGCAACAGAGGGTTTATCTTACATATTGTACATTAGATGCTATTTTAAAGAACTACCATGCTTACCAGTTCTTTGAAAGATAACTTTGTCTACGGTTGCATTCAAGAGAACTGTGATCTTGCTTGGATTTCCTGCCGGTAGAAGATCAGCTGGTAAGTGTCTTCTTCCCTTGTTATCGAACGAAGTAGCACCAATTTTTGTTCCCTGAATATGCTCCAAACTGAAACCATTATAGGGGAGAATTCCAGCTTCAAGAAAGCTAAACGCAACAGCATGCGACCATGGAGTCAAATGATCAGGTTTAGAGATGAATCTAGATTCCACCCATTCATAAGCATCCTTTACTCCCTCATTACTCCAACCAACCTTTTTGACAAAATCCTTGCTTGCTCTGCCGTAAAACCCAGCATTGATAGCAGCTGATCCTCCTAGCACTCTTCCTCTGAAATTGGCGACACCATCTGTCGAGACAAAGCTTTGTGCAACTGATGTATATTCA
Protein-coding regions in this window:
- the LOC133718413 gene encoding (R)-mandelonitrile lyase-like, which encodes MVLGFSLHLLLLFVHLAICSSEQTFPYMTSNVEEVAGRSFDYIVVGGGSAGCPLAATLSEKFSVLLVERGGSPYGDPFILEQKYFGFPFLQTNEYTSVAQSFVSTDGVANFRGRVLGGSAAINAGFYGRASKDFVKKVGWSNEGVKDAYEWVESRFISKPDHLTPWSHAVAFSFLEAGILPYNGFSLEHIQGTKIGATSFDNKGRRHLPADLLPAGNPSKITVLLNATVDKVIFQRTGTRDEKIARGIRFIKSDGSSYQTYEAYLNQPDNSGSWGDVILSAGALGSPQILLLSGIGPQQHLKNFEIPLVLNLKGVGERMQDNTAILVYVNYKQQNPTPDPAKVAAIADDFKIIIEAAILPISLNGTFVSYYVGKLAFPESVGKLELNSTDPRANPSVTFNYLSSEKDLAECVKMTELLELALRSKSIASLVGSNEYRNKPMPTKDELQKLCKTSINTLWHYHGGCTVGSVVDKNYRVYGVKGLRVIDGSTFLDSPGTNPMATLLMLGRYQGLKILQERKDASFINPIT